A genome region from Leptidea sinapis chromosome 34, ilLepSina1.1, whole genome shotgun sequence includes the following:
- the LOC126975000 gene encoding uncharacterized protein LOC126975000, translating into MLPAPLAPIDSAKTRALTTIYAPRRQNTRKNKTAQNRMLEKPIKSNLSPFHPLPSIGKTLQSKVIVLDLNNDSRPFREVLQPLTPLSVHGYRNPEQRKSQTPQHLIRENTYDVIEPIYINPSKIKSITQKTDQQHVQKVSPKTRFKNAALQVAKLNAVADTGKLLCLRERETYSICYKDDNRLQKLPQSTPHQLNKLTEMFQSLEFRGRKDRMKKENNWF; encoded by the coding sequence ATGCTGCCCGCGCCACTCGCACCCATCGACTCAGCCAAAACACGCGCCCTCACAACTATTTACGCGCCGCGGAGACAAAACACACGCAAAAACAAAACGGCGCAAAACAGAATGCTGGAGAAACCAATCAAGTCGAACCTGTCACCTTTCCATCCTCTACCATCAATTGGAAAAACTTTACAATCAAAAGTTATCGTATTGGATCTCAATAACGACTCGCGACCATTCCGGGAAGTTTTACAACCGCTCACCCCACTCAGTGTTCACGGATACCGAAATCCCGAGCAGAGAAAATCTCAGACACCACAACATTTGATCCGGGAAAATACATATGATGTGATTGAACCCATCTATATAAACCCTTCAAAAATTAAGAGTATTACTCAGAAAACAGACCAGCAGCATGTGCAGAAAGTGTCGCCAAAGACTCGATTCAAAAATGCAGCTTTACAAGTAGCTAAATTAAATGCAGTGGCTGATACTGgtaaattattgtgtttaagGGAACGAGAGACTTATTCGATATGTTATAAAGACGATAATAGGTTACAGAAACTGCCACAGTCGACGCCGCATCAGTTGAATAAACTGACGGAAATGTTTCAGAGTCTGGAATTCAGAGGACGGAAAGATAGGATGAAGAAAGAAAATAATTGGTTTTAA